In Tolypothrix sp. NIES-4075, the following proteins share a genomic window:
- the hpsJ-B gene encoding hormogonium polysaccharide biosynthesis protein HpsJ, with product MIDRLATVNAARTLKVVGTILILSFLLDFVILLFPFQPTDKGWQIGLATALVDRGIVPMVGLGMLFAGYWIDSTNDGDRPQPVDLRFPALILSSILGLLFLLIFPLHLNNVNQAKSQTVTRISQDADQAENQLKSQLTQLQAQLGNAQVKAQLEQQKSQIKAQFTDLLKDDQKYKQALENPNLPATQKDLLKKFKANPQELDKFLAQQSDPQGLANERLNQIRQRKEEAQKQAQQEALKSGLRIGMSSLLLAIGYIIIGWTGLRGMGALQGGGRKKAPAR from the coding sequence ATGATTGACCGTTTGGCTACTGTAAACGCTGCCCGCACACTAAAAGTGGTTGGGACTATCTTAATTTTGTCCTTTTTGCTGGACTTTGTGATTCTGTTGTTTCCCTTCCAACCGACTGATAAAGGGTGGCAAATCGGCTTGGCAACAGCGCTAGTTGACCGAGGAATTGTGCCTATGGTTGGCTTGGGGATGCTGTTTGCCGGATATTGGATTGATAGTACTAATGATGGCGATCGCCCACAACCTGTAGATTTAAGATTTCCCGCACTGATACTATCGAGTATCTTAGGGTTATTGTTCTTACTGATTTTTCCCCTGCATCTCAACAATGTGAATCAAGCTAAGTCTCAGACAGTAACTCGAATCAGCCAGGATGCGGATCAGGCAGAAAATCAACTCAAAAGTCAGTTAACTCAATTACAAGCACAACTGGGTAACGCTCAGGTTAAGGCTCAATTAGAACAGCAAAAGAGCCAAATCAAAGCTCAGTTTACTGACTTGCTCAAAGACGATCAAAAATATAAGCAAGCACTTGAGAATCCTAACCTCCCTGCTACTCAGAAAGATTTACTCAAAAAATTTAAGGCAAATCCCCAAGAGCTTGACAAATTTCTAGCGCAGCAAAGCGATCCTCAGGGACTTGCAAATGAAAGACTTAACCAAATTCGTCAGCGCAAGGAAGAAGCCCAAAAACAAGCTCAACAAGAAGCTTTGAAGTCTGGGCTGCGGATTGGGATGAGTAGTTTGCTATTGGCTATTGGTTACATTATCATCGGCTGGACAGGATTAAGAGGTATGGGTGCTTTACAAGGTGGTGGGCGTAAAAAAGCACCCGCACGCTAA
- a CDS encoding DUF502 domain-containing protein, with protein MNTNNRSSTNLKKENRGLLIDRLKQDLKNDLIAGLLVVIPLATTIWLTITIATWVINFLTQIPKQVNPFQGMHPIVVNLLNLLVGLAVPLFSILLIGLMARNIAGRWLLDFGERVLQAIPLAGQVYKTLKQLLETLLKDTNGKFRRVILVEYPRRGMWAIGFVTGTISSEIQSQMSRPVLSVFIPTTPNPTTGWYAVLPEDEVVNLSISIEDAFKIIVSGGIVAPNTPLPPLVIAKDRKLEVPQTETKRQIIPLEET; from the coding sequence ATGAATACCAATAACAGAAGTTCCACTAACCTAAAAAAGGAGAATAGGGGCTTGTTAATCGATCGCCTAAAACAGGACTTAAAAAATGACCTGATTGCTGGTTTGTTGGTAGTGATTCCCCTAGCGACAACCATCTGGCTAACGATTACCATTGCCACTTGGGTAATCAACTTTCTCACCCAAATTCCTAAACAAGTGAATCCCTTTCAGGGGATGCACCCGATTGTAGTAAATCTACTGAACCTTTTAGTTGGTCTGGCAGTACCGCTATTCAGTATTCTCTTGATTGGCTTAATGGCTCGGAATATTGCTGGGCGGTGGTTACTAGATTTTGGTGAGCGAGTATTGCAGGCGATTCCCTTAGCTGGACAGGTGTATAAAACCCTGAAACAGCTTTTGGAAACATTATTAAAAGATACTAATGGTAAGTTTCGCCGCGTAATTTTGGTAGAATATCCGCGCCGGGGAATGTGGGCGATCGGCTTCGTCACTGGCACAATTAGCAGTGAGATTCAATCTCAAATGTCTCGCCCAGTGTTGAGCGTTTTTATCCCCACCACTCCAAATCCGACTACTGGATGGTATGCAGTACTTCCGGAAGATGAGGTAGTAAATCTATCAATCTCGATAGAAGATGCCTTTAAAATAATTGTTTCTGGTGGCATTGTCGCCCCGAATACGCCCTTACCTCCCTTAGTTATCGCCAAAGACCGCAAACTAGAAGTGCCACAAACTGAAACAAAACGGCAGATTATACCTCTAGAAGAGACTTAA
- a CDS encoding Maf family protein — MGIPTFILASASPARCRLLQTVGIEPTVCVSDFDESQIQLTEPGLLVQTLAQCKAETVAPQFASGLIMGCDSVLALNGEIHGKPGSSEEAIARWQIMRGNFGDLYTGHALIDKDQKRTLVKSQVTRVYFGETSDRAIAAYVATGEPLKCAGAFALEGFGSLFVEKIEGCHSNVIGLSLPLLRQMLAELGYEVTDFWR, encoded by the coding sequence ATGGGTATCCCTACCTTCATACTCGCCTCTGCTTCCCCGGCGCGATGCCGTTTGTTGCAAACTGTTGGAATTGAACCGACAGTTTGCGTCAGTGATTTTGATGAGTCGCAAATCCAACTGACTGAACCAGGACTATTGGTGCAAACTCTTGCTCAGTGTAAGGCAGAAACTGTAGCGCCTCAGTTTGCATCAGGTTTGATAATGGGTTGCGATTCGGTTTTGGCTCTAAATGGTGAGATTCATGGTAAACCAGGTTCTTCGGAAGAAGCGATCGCTCGTTGGCAAATTATGCGAGGTAATTTTGGCGATCTGTATACTGGTCATGCTTTGATTGACAAAGACCAAAAGCGGACTTTAGTCAAGTCTCAGGTAACAAGAGTTTATTTTGGGGAAACAAGCGATCGCGCGATCGCTGCTTATGTTGCCACAGGTGAACCGCTCAAGTGTGCCGGTGCTTTTGCCCTTGAGGGTTTTGGTAGTTTATTTGTGGAAAAAATCGAAGGGTGTCACAGTAACGTGATTGGTTTGAGCTTACCTCTGCTGCGGCAAATGTTGGCGGAACTGGGGTACGAGGTTACTGATTTTTGGCGATAG
- a CDS encoding pilus assembly FimT family protein produces MPKKLVNNPSNSGFTLVEILVVIVIIGILSAIALPTWLSFVNSRRLNVAQNEVYNAMRHAQSQAKKQKLTWQVSFRESDSIIQWAIHPATVNTANVNWNNLDANIRLDEETTLQESNGIRQIQFDYRGHPNKLRRITLSSQHAGKAKRCVYVSTLLGAMRMTKEHNTPQDGDYCY; encoded by the coding sequence ATGCCAAAAAAATTGGTTAACAATCCATCAAATAGTGGCTTTACGCTAGTAGAGATATTAGTAGTTATTGTAATAATCGGCATATTAAGCGCGATCGCTCTCCCCACTTGGCTAAGTTTTGTGAACAGTCGCCGTCTCAACGTTGCCCAAAATGAAGTTTACAACGCCATGCGTCACGCTCAAAGTCAAGCTAAAAAACAAAAATTAACTTGGCAAGTCAGCTTTCGCGAATCAGATAGCATTATTCAGTGGGCGATTCATCCTGCTACAGTAAACACAGCTAACGTTAACTGGAATAACCTAGATGCTAATATCCGTTTAGATGAAGAAACTACTTTACAAGAATCAAATGGAATACGACAAATTCAATTTGACTACCGAGGTCATCCTAATAAACTAAGACGTATAACACTTTCGAGTCAACATGCTGGTAAAGCCAAGCGTTGCGTTTATGTATCTACCCTTTTAGGGGCAATGCGAATGACAAAAGAACATAATACACCTCAAGACGGTGATTATTGCTATTAA
- the psbP gene encoding photosystem II reaction center PsbP: MWKRIVLILLLVFSFSLSNSGVAVAAGLNSFVDTTDGYQFLYPNGWVQVKVANGPDVVFHDLIQVTENVSVVISPVPDNKTLTELGTPGEVGYKLSKNAIAPPDSGREAELVNAAQRESDGKTYYLLEYEVKLPNNRKRHNLASVAVSRGKVFTFNASVTENRWQRVKSIIESCVNSFSVY; the protein is encoded by the coding sequence ATGTGGAAACGAATTGTATTGATTTTGCTATTGGTATTTAGCTTCAGCCTCAGTAATTCTGGTGTAGCGGTTGCGGCTGGACTCAACAGCTTTGTAGACACTACTGATGGCTATCAGTTCTTATATCCTAACGGTTGGGTGCAAGTTAAAGTTGCCAACGGACCGGATGTAGTGTTTCACGATTTGATTCAGGTGACTGAAAATGTTTCTGTGGTGATTAGTCCGGTTCCAGATAACAAAACTTTGACAGAATTGGGCACGCCAGGAGAAGTAGGATATAAGTTGTCAAAAAATGCGATCGCTCCTCCTGACTCTGGTCGCGAAGCTGAATTAGTCAACGCCGCACAACGAGAATCTGACGGTAAAACTTACTACTTGTTAGAGTATGAGGTTAAACTCCCAAATAACAGAAAACGGCATAATCTCGCCAGTGTGGCTGTTAGCCGAGGTAAAGTTTTTACCTTTAACGCCTCCGTTACCGAAAACCGTTGGCAGAGAGTTAAATCAATAATAGAAAGCTGTGTGAATTCTTTTTCTGTATATTAG
- the nusB gene encoding transcription antitermination factor NusB has product MQPRKPRQIARELALLSLSQMPINPKKLTEAQLPKLVLAAVRTLTLEVQDSLDNAAGELQRSNDRLLSSQTRTTDVNVARTMVKEAIEYTQTAINQLATALEFPELIQLANQDKDVARYAIEIVKTVNEERKAIDQLLSDALVDWQVTRLAQIDRDILRIAVAEMKFLEVPDSVTIDEAVELAKRYSGDDGHRFINGVLRRFTDQKKTA; this is encoded by the coding sequence ATGCAACCCCGTAAACCCCGTCAAATTGCTCGTGAATTGGCGCTTTTAAGTCTTAGTCAGATGCCAATTAACCCCAAAAAATTGACAGAAGCACAACTACCTAAGTTAGTGCTAGCGGCAGTACGTACCCTGACACTAGAAGTACAAGACTCTCTAGATAATGCTGCTGGGGAATTACAACGCAGTAACGATCGCCTTTTAAGCAGCCAAACTCGCACCACTGATGTAAATGTTGCCAGAACTATGGTCAAAGAGGCAATCGAATATACCCAAACGGCAATTAATCAACTTGCCACCGCGCTTGAGTTTCCAGAACTGATTCAGCTAGCTAACCAAGATAAAGATGTTGCCAGATACGCAATTGAAATTGTCAAAACAGTCAATGAAGAACGAAAAGCGATCGATCAATTACTCTCCGACGCTTTGGTAGATTGGCAAGTAACTCGTCTGGCTCAAATCGACCGCGATATTTTGCGAATCGCTGTGGCTGAAATGAAATTTTTAGAAGTTCCAGACAGCGTGACAATCGACGAAGCAGTAGAGTTAGCCAAACGCTACAGCGGAGACGACGGTCATCGATTTATCAACGGTGTTCTGCGTCGATTCACTGACCAGAAAAAAACTGCGTAA
- a CDS encoding glycosyltransferase family 2 protein, with translation MLSVYILTYNEELDIAACIESAMLSDDIIVVDSCSSDRTVEIAKNYPVRVVQHAFESHGKQRTWMLESIAPKYEWVYILEADERMTPELFAECLEAMNNPDYIGYYVAERVMFMNRWIRYSTQYPRYQLRLFRHGKVWFDDYGHTEREVCDGATSFLKETYPHYTCSKGLTRWIEKHNRYSTDEAKETLYQLEHGNVNWRSLFFGKSEVEKRRALKDLSLRLPARPLLRFFYMYFILGGCLDGRAGTAWCTLQAFYEYLILLKVWEMKHMPKPDSDTETTIGENSTQMTAPEKLSI, from the coding sequence ATGCTCTCAGTTTACATACTCACATATAACGAAGAGTTAGATATTGCCGCTTGTATTGAGTCAGCGATGCTATCCGATGACATTATTGTTGTAGACTCATGCAGTAGCGATCGCACTGTCGAAATAGCAAAAAACTATCCTGTACGTGTTGTTCAACACGCTTTTGAAAGCCACGGCAAACAACGTACCTGGATGCTAGAATCTATTGCCCCCAAATACGAATGGGTCTACATTCTAGAGGCTGACGAGCGCATGACACCAGAACTATTTGCTGAATGCCTCGAAGCGATGAATAATCCAGACTACATCGGCTATTATGTGGCTGAACGTGTCATGTTCATGAATCGTTGGATTCGCTACAGCACTCAGTATCCCCGTTACCAACTGCGCCTTTTTCGTCATGGTAAAGTTTGGTTTGACGACTACGGTCATACTGAACGCGAAGTTTGTGATGGCGCAACCAGCTTTTTAAAGGAAACTTACCCCCACTATACTTGTAGCAAAGGCTTGACCCGCTGGATAGAAAAGCACAATCGTTACTCTACAGATGAAGCTAAAGAAACTCTATATCAACTAGAACACGGCAACGTTAACTGGCGAAGTTTGTTTTTTGGTAAGTCAGAAGTTGAAAAACGCCGCGCTTTAAAAGATTTGTCTTTGCGTTTGCCCGCTCGACCGCTGTTACGCTTTTTCTATATGTATTTTATTTTGGGCGGCTGCTTGGACGGACGCGCCGGCACTGCTTGGTGTACACTACAAGCATTCTACGAATATCTAATTTTGCTTAAAGTTTGGGAAATGAAGCACATGCCGAAACCCGACTCAGATACAGAAACAACTATAGGCGAGAATAGTACCCAGATGACAGCACCTGAAAAACTATCCATTTAA
- the ftsY gene encoding signal recognition particle-docking protein FtsY: MVFNWFRRQNNNPVNTPAQEKQTETPSCQESQTESAETSSNDAPAAATDLLAYAKSAYKNIQQKQQASEVETPSVEVTEAPTEQTAPPEEPDPEQLPDETTADEPDPENIDTTTEAEATPSEALATPEDAQPTPPATLSFLERAAAERQAKQERLIATAIEVAETEVVQPATPEIVEEIPGLAFDDGFVWSTEVLAAQGRRAEDVSIEEINWLKKLRQGLDKTRRGIVNQLKAIVGQGPLNQAAVDEIESLLLQADVGVEATDYIIKALQKQLREEVTPPDKAIAYLKTILRDMLDAPLKTSYKPSFTPEKENLNIWLITGVNGAGKTTTIGKIAHLAQKSGYKCLIGAADTFRAAAVEQVKVWGSRSGVEVIANPGQNTDPAAVVFDAIAAAVARETELLLVDTAGRLQNKKNLMDELSKIRRIIDRKAPNAKVESLLVLDATLGQNGLRQAEVFSQAAQLSGVVLTKLDGTAKGGVALAVVQQLGLPIRFIGAGEGIEDLRPFSSYEFVEALLSG, translated from the coding sequence ATGGTTTTTAATTGGTTCCGTCGTCAAAATAACAATCCTGTTAACACCCCCGCTCAAGAAAAACAAACAGAAACTCCTTCTTGCCAAGAATCTCAAACAGAGTCAGCGGAAACCTCAAGCAACGATGCACCCGCAGCAGCGACAGACTTGTTAGCATACGCTAAATCCGCTTACAAAAACATTCAGCAAAAGCAACAAGCGTCAGAAGTAGAAACTCCTTCTGTTGAAGTCACAGAAGCGCCAACAGAACAAACGGCACCACCAGAAGAGCCAGATCCTGAACAGCTACCAGATGAAACAACTGCTGATGAGCCAGATCCGGAAAATATAGATACCACGACTGAGGCAGAAGCAACACCCAGCGAAGCACTTGCTACTCCAGAGGATGCACAACCCACACCGCCAGCAACTTTATCCTTTTTAGAACGGGCAGCAGCAGAAAGGCAAGCAAAACAGGAACGATTGATCGCAACTGCAATTGAAGTAGCAGAAACCGAGGTAGTACAGCCAGCTACACCAGAGATCGTAGAGGAAATCCCCGGACTTGCCTTTGATGATGGATTTGTATGGTCTACAGAAGTTTTGGCGGCGCAAGGTAGGCGTGCGGAGGATGTTTCAATTGAAGAAATTAACTGGCTGAAAAAGCTGCGACAAGGCTTAGACAAAACTCGTCGCGGTATTGTTAACCAACTGAAGGCGATTGTCGGTCAAGGACCGCTAAATCAAGCAGCAGTCGATGAAATTGAATCGTTGCTGTTGCAAGCAGATGTGGGTGTGGAAGCGACAGACTATATTATCAAAGCGTTACAGAAACAGCTACGAGAAGAAGTTACTCCACCAGATAAGGCGATCGCCTACCTAAAAACTATCCTCCGGGATATGCTGGATGCGCCACTCAAAACATCCTACAAACCTAGTTTTACTCCAGAAAAAGAAAATCTTAATATTTGGTTAATAACTGGGGTAAATGGCGCTGGTAAAACCACTACCATCGGCAAAATCGCTCACTTGGCACAAAAATCTGGCTATAAATGCTTGATTGGTGCAGCAGATACATTCCGCGCTGCTGCTGTGGAACAAGTGAAGGTTTGGGGTAGCAGAAGCGGTGTAGAAGTAATTGCCAATCCTGGTCAGAATACAGATCCAGCAGCCGTTGTATTTGATGCGATCGCCGCAGCCGTTGCACGAGAAACAGAGTTACTTCTGGTCGATACCGCAGGACGACTGCAAAACAAGAAAAACTTGATGGATGAACTTAGTAAAATCAGGCGAATTATCGATAGAAAAGCCCCGAACGCAAAAGTAGAATCACTCTTGGTTCTTGATGCCACTTTAGGTCAAAATGGATTGCGCCAAGCCGAAGTCTTTTCTCAAGCTGCCCAACTCAGTGGCGTAGTCTTAACTAAGCTTGATGGTACCGCTAAAGGAGGCGTCGCCCTCGCCGTCGTGCAGCAACTAGGTCTACCGATTCGCTTTATTGGTGCTGGAGAAGGAATTGAAGATTTACGTCCGTTTTCTAGCTACGAGTTTGTCGAAGCTTTATTGAGTGGTTAG
- a CDS encoding TIGR04282 family arsenosugar biosynthesis glycosyltransferase, with amino-acid sequence MLKSPKYSKQHLIIFTRYPEPGKTKTRLIPALGSVGAANIQREMTEHTVSQVKELQASTAISLEIRFAGGNLQLMQDWLGSDLVYQLQGEGDLGSRMMRSLLNSFQKNAEQVVIIGTDCPGVNPQILTTTFEQLHVFDLVLGPAVDGGYYLIGLQQPFPELLTNIDWGTSQVFSQTVDIAQKLNLSVAYLPTLADVDRPEDLPIWEQETRE; translated from the coding sequence GTGCTTAAATCACCAAAATACTCGAAACAGCATCTAATTATTTTTACTCGCTATCCAGAACCGGGAAAGACAAAAACTCGGCTGATACCTGCTTTGGGCAGTGTTGGTGCTGCGAATATTCAGCGAGAGATGACTGAACATACAGTATCTCAGGTTAAAGAATTACAAGCAAGCACTGCCATCTCTTTAGAAATACGGTTTGCGGGTGGTAATTTGCAATTGATGCAAGATTGGCTGGGGTCTGATTTAGTTTATCAGTTACAAGGTGAAGGCGATCTGGGTTCGCGAATGATGCGATCGCTCTTAAATTCCTTTCAAAAAAATGCCGAACAAGTAGTTATCATTGGTACTGATTGCCCTGGTGTAAATCCTCAGATTCTCACAACAACTTTTGAGCAACTGCACGTCTTTGACTTGGTGCTGGGTCCTGCGGTAGACGGTGGCTATTATTTAATTGGTTTGCAGCAGCCGTTTCCCGAATTATTGACTAACATCGATTGGGGAACTTCTCAAGTTTTCTCACAAACTGTGGATATTGCCCAGAAACTTAACTTATCAGTCGCTTACTTACCTACCTTAGCTGATGTTGACCGTCCAGAGGATCTGCCGATTTGGGAACAAGAGACTAGGGAGTAG
- a CDS encoding DUF2278 family protein, giving the protein MPLKNYGVLKCQAIERKLGKGSTPHYQVLVTDTKVKHRIAINVKSKESPSELLYFVDDKFNHPIIKGLVKLDYGFNQLDNKPGGLALDFIRGNLFAPNQMKPLPYNVPGPDNDLNELLELYIGRALKNKDIILYAFGEKWGPEKNKEDEYFHFLPGNGIHDIHMNQGNAGSFQRDNGVWQDGGLLIHYPSRNQWVGIFLAFQSQSFHTDDRTGNRIETLIAPSIAGIRIIAALVNPGSQDTAKKVTLINTSADEVDLSGWKLADSLKRKQPLSGIINPGEVMQVPLDKNHIQLENDGGIITILDNNGIKIDGVSYIKEDAQKSDWTILF; this is encoded by the coding sequence ATGCCTTTAAAAAATTACGGTGTTTTGAAATGTCAGGCGATTGAACGCAAGCTTGGTAAAGGATCTACTCCTCATTACCAAGTGTTAGTTACCGACACTAAGGTAAAGCATCGCATCGCCATTAACGTTAAATCAAAAGAAAGTCCCTCAGAATTGTTGTATTTTGTAGACGACAAATTCAATCATCCAATTATCAAAGGGCTAGTTAAGTTAGATTACGGCTTTAATCAGTTAGATAACAAACCAGGAGGGTTAGCTTTAGACTTCATCCGGGGAAATTTATTTGCACCGAATCAGATGAAACCTCTACCATACAACGTTCCCGGACCCGACAACGACCTGAACGAGTTGCTGGAATTATACATTGGACGGGCGTTGAAAAATAAAGATATAATTTTATACGCCTTTGGCGAAAAGTGGGGACCGGAAAAGAATAAAGAGGACGAGTATTTTCATTTTCTCCCTGGAAATGGTATTCATGACATCCACATGAACCAAGGCAACGCCGGTTCATTTCAGCGGGATAATGGAGTTTGGCAAGATGGGGGACTGTTGATTCACTATCCATCCCGGAATCAATGGGTAGGAATATTTTTAGCCTTCCAATCGCAATCTTTCCATACCGATGATCGCACTGGTAATAGAATAGAAACGCTAATTGCGCCATCAATTGCGGGGATTCGGATTATCGCAGCTTTGGTGAATCCTGGTAGCCAAGATACAGCAAAGAAGGTGACATTAATTAACACTTCAGCAGATGAAGTTGACTTAAGTGGTTGGAAACTTGCAGATAGCCTCAAGCGTAAGCAACCCCTTAGTGGCATCATTAACCCAGGTGAAGTTATGCAAGTACCTTTAGATAAAAACCATATCCAACTAGAAAATGATGGTGGTATTATTACTATTCTTGATAACAATGGCATCAAGATAGACGGTGTTTCTTATATAAAAGAAGATGCCCAAAAGTCTGACTGGACGATTCTATTTTGA
- a CDS encoding PP2C family protein-serine/threonine phosphatase, giving the protein MPVSQLPSQPTDSNSSAATDVTPVVALKELVARLHREQNKIQDLLSSLGFALRSFNNLNQFLELIPLMATRVTDADGSALFLYKPNGQVRLEQLHWQDSHQRKHIRKALETATSQITLLPNTAPLANATGVLDAQMHRYLGPDMQIFGTAILVKHAERGWLYVLSRDPEYSWTETRQKLVRLVADQTAVAIENDELAVELRKKERLDQELEIGAEIQRRLLPRQCPSIPGITLAARCKPANRVGGDYYDFIPTKQNQFQLNSKDIISLETGRWGFVIGDVMGKGVPAGLIMTMMRGMLRGEVLHGNSPAAILQNLNQVMYADLENSHRFVTLFYSEYDPKNRILSYSNAAHNPPLWWHAATKTVTRLDTLGMLIGLDTNSEYEDAQVQLEPGDTIIYYTDGLTEAASAGGDRFDEENFVDAFNLACRHCNGAEEILDYLFNRVYQFIGADKQNTDDMTLVVLQVNG; this is encoded by the coding sequence GTGCCTGTGTCTCAACTGCCCTCTCAACCAACTGATAGTAATAGTAGTGCCGCAACGGATGTCACTCCGGTTGTAGCGCTGAAAGAACTCGTGGCACGGTTGCACCGAGAACAAAACAAAATTCAAGATTTGTTAAGTTCTTTAGGATTTGCTTTGAGAAGCTTCAATAATTTGAATCAGTTTTTAGAGCTAATTCCGTTGATGGCAACACGAGTAACAGATGCAGATGGTAGTGCCCTGTTTCTCTATAAACCTAATGGTCAAGTTCGATTAGAGCAGTTGCATTGGCAGGATAGTCACCAGCGCAAACATATTCGCAAAGCGTTAGAAACCGCTACCAGTCAAATTACACTTCTGCCAAATACGGCACCTTTAGCAAACGCTACGGGTGTTTTGGATGCCCAGATGCATCGCTACTTAGGACCAGATATGCAAATATTTGGTACGGCAATTCTAGTCAAACATGCAGAACGAGGATGGCTGTACGTGTTGAGTCGCGATCCGGAATATAGCTGGACGGAAACTAGACAAAAATTAGTCCGGTTAGTGGCAGACCAAACAGCAGTAGCGATTGAAAACGATGAACTGGCTGTAGAATTACGAAAAAAAGAACGCTTAGATCAAGAACTAGAAATTGGTGCGGAAATTCAACGACGGCTTTTACCTCGTCAATGTCCCTCGATTCCTGGTATAACTTTGGCTGCGCGTTGTAAACCGGCAAATCGTGTCGGCGGAGATTATTATGATTTTATTCCTACTAAACAGAATCAGTTTCAGTTAAATAGCAAAGATATCATCAGCTTAGAAACTGGTCGTTGGGGTTTTGTGATTGGTGATGTTATGGGCAAAGGTGTCCCGGCTGGGTTAATTATGACCATGATGCGGGGAATGTTACGAGGAGAAGTATTACACGGTAATTCACCAGCAGCAATTCTCCAAAATTTAAATCAAGTCATGTATGCGGATTTGGAAAATTCCCACCGTTTTGTGACACTGTTTTACTCAGAATATGACCCCAAAAATAGAATTTTGTCTTATAGCAATGCAGCACATAATCCTCCTTTGTGGTGGCACGCAGCGACAAAAACTGTGACACGTTTGGATACATTGGGTATGTTGATTGGTTTGGATACTAATAGCGAGTATGAAGATGCCCAGGTACAGTTAGAACCTGGAGATACAATTATTTACTATACAGATGGTTTGACTGAGGCGGCTTCTGCGGGAGGCGATCGCTTCGATGAAGAAAACTTTGTCGATGCCTTTAACTTGGCTTGCAGGCATTGCAATGGAGCAGAGGAAATTCTCGATTACCTGTTTAACCGAGTTTACCAATTCATCGGTGCTGATAAACAAAACACCGATGATATGACGTTGGTGGTGTTGCAAGTTAATGGATAG